The genome window CGCAGTGGCTTTTTGAGGTGACGTTATTATGGGTTTTAGGGTTGGTTTTGGAACGATGGTCGTTGGAGGTGTGGTGGTGGGAGCTTGTTTCGGTGTCATGGTGGAAACGGCCGTTGGTGGAAGTGATGGTACGGGAAAGGAAGTTGGTGGTGGTGAGGCGGCAACAGTTGACAAGGTTGGCGGTGTGATGATGGAAACGGGTGTTGGACTAGAAAAAATGGGTGAGGTTGCCCATCTTCTAGACTCGTTTTTGAGAAGACCAATCATCTCAAAAAGCATCGACTCGATTCGATCCATCGAAGCATTCCATTCATGAGTGTCCATGATTCACGGGTGGATCacggtggctctgataccactgatgTGGTTCCAACGGTTTAATCGTTGGCCAAAGAAAATAGAAAGAAAACTGAATA of Helianthus annuus cultivar XRQ/B chromosome 1, HanXRQr2.0-SUNRISE, whole genome shotgun sequence contains these proteins:
- the LOC110931625 gene encoding microtubule-associated protein RP/EB family member 1-like; the protein is MDTHEWNASMDRIESMLFEMIGLLKNESRRWATSPIFSSPTPVSIITPPTLSTVAASPPPTSFPVPSLPPTAVSTMTPKQAPTTTPPTTIVPKPTLKPIITSPQKATATKPSSKPKPTSSLIQTSMVSSRLKKVVSSPPTTKQMASIKGVVRKLDWRPPWHYIDTAPNATVRVEWRPPWFPPSRIHFSR